In Drosophila ananassae strain 14024-0371.13 chromosome 3R, ASM1763931v2, whole genome shotgun sequence, the DNA window ACACAATGGCGCCATCGGAGCGCACCACCGTCTGGTGGCTCACGGCAGCCGTCTTAGTGGCACTCGCGTCCGACTTACCACTGGCCACTACTTTCAGATTGTCGCTCATCTTTTCGCCGTGCACCGCCTGCTTCTCAGTAGTGGTGGTGCTGACCACCTTCGAGTGGCTGCCATTGGTGAGTGGTACTGACTTGAGTTCATGGTGGGCGATGCCATTCACCTGCTTTTTGGTGCTTTgctttgtttgcttttgcACCAGATCCGGTTGCTCCACGCCGTTGATAAAGGTCTTTGTGGTTGTTgtggtggttgttgttgtggtggtggtgctactaccatttgcattgttttggcTATTGTttgtggttgtggtggtgctggtgcaGTCACCGTTGTTGCGTACTAAGCAAAGGAATATTATTGGATTGGATCAaagaaaaatgaacatttaaGCTTGTGCGATATATtctaagaaaaataaattctttATGAAAACAAAATGCGTTTCAAAACTGATCAGTCTTGGTATTATGAATTAGGGCCTTAAGGCTACAAATTAAGAAAATTGCAATAAAATGTGAAACTAATTTATTAAGACTTTGGAAAtaatatttcttaataaacAACTTTTAGAAACTTTTTTTACCCCATCGGATATAGTCAATCGGGACTAGGAGTGTGATTGGCACCTTTCTGATCTTGGGCCTTTTTTTGCTGATTTTTGCCAAGCTTTCGCTGCACCCATTTGTTTTTCCTTCCCGATCGCCTgccgcctggatcaggatcaTTACCACCTGGATCGGGATTACCATTGTTTCCGGGATCATTACCATTGGGATCGGGATTTGAATTGTTTCCGGGATTTGCGGTTGATGGGAAATCGGTTGGTGGCTTCATGTGAAACATGCAATCGTTCCGACACATGGTCAGGGTGGGATAATCATTATATTCATGTACTCGCGGGCACTTGGAATACACCTTAAAAATCACATAAAGGATGTGTGAGGTGGGATGGTCAGGGGAGGAATAGCAGGGGTACCTTGATGCAGTCGAGAATCACGCGATGGAAGGTGTAGAAATGCCGACGTGGTCCTTGGCAGGCCCTCTCGACACTGTATCTGTTTTTAACCAAACATTTGTTGTTTCGATCTTATAAAAATCGAGAACAAAATATAGAATTATTGGCATTGGGGATGCCGATTTGGGGGTTAATCCTTACGCCTGTTCCTTGCCTTCCATGGACAGACTAAAAGTACGACGCAGCCGACGGTTAAAATAAACAGCAACAGTCTCATTgggaatttaaaaataaactaattttCTCCACAGACTGACTCTTCACACTTTCACGGTTTGAAGAATTTTCCTAATTGAAATTTCcattgtacatttttttttcaatttctacAGTAGAAGCGAAACACGAGTCATTTACTACAATCactgaatatatatttttaaattattacaaGGATCGAATTCCGAAAAGGGGTTTAAGCCTCATGATTTTGGAACCGTGTCTAATACTAAGTTAGTAAGGAAAATCATCAAAGGGGGAGTAATCAAATCGGGGAGATCCAAACGCAGGAGGCTCAAACGGAGGAGCTCGTTCATCGGGGTATGAGGGATATTCCTCACCgaaagtattatttttaacagATTTAACTTCAGGAGGCGGTTTGAGTTTGAGCTTGGGTACGAGCGGTTGGAATTTGCGAGGTTTGTTACCATTGGTATTGTTAGTGTtggtattgttattgttggtaCCGTTCCCTGGTGGATCTGTACTTAAGATAGGCTTTGTATAGTAATAGCAATCATTCCGGCAATCGCCCCTGGTTTTATATTCGTTTTGCTGATACTCCTGTGGGCACCTGGTGTATACCTTTAAATATAGACTTGGTGAGGTGGAGTGACATTTTTTTGGTTGGCAATAAATAAGAGTACCCTAGTACAGTCAAAGAGCACCCGATGGAAGGTGTAGAATATACGACGTGGCCCGGGACAGCCCGATTCGTGTCGGTATCTATTGTGTATCAGGCAATTAATGTTTGGATCTGGCAAAGAGTGCGATTAAAAGTATGATATCCCAATCCCTCTCGACTCCATAATAATTCTTACACTTGTTTTTGAACCAAGTCGCACAGTTACAGCAAATGATTAGAACGAATGCCGAACACAATACCGATGTTCTCATGATTAGAGTGTTCCAAATACTAAAAACTTACTTCGTATACCATATAGGATGGCTTGTtttcatatataatataatatcttAATCcgtaaaattataaataaccGTGGACTGATCACTTTTGAAACGCTTTCGCCGAATAGATGACTTTTAACTATGAAAGTATGATTTTGTGGATTTTTTCTTACCGGGACTGGCCAGACGACGCTCACGTCTTTGGACAATTCGATCTTCGATGTAAGCGCCCTTTGGCTCTAGTGATTTGTGATTATATTTACAGAGCATACAACATACAACATGGATGAGATCATGGCCAGAAAACCAGATGaccaaaacgaaaataatGTGCGAAAGGACATGGAATAAAAGAGAACAAGGACACACAGGACACAACATAAAACACATAGAACAGATACCCTTGAAGAAACATAGTCCATAGACCAAGCGGAAAAAAGCGAATAGAAAGTAACCTACCTGGCAGATTTGGCAATGGAGCCGTTTTTAAACCAAAACTGTATGCCGGGGAGCTGTCCAGCTTGCACTGCTCGGGATGATAATGGCCGGGGGCTAAAAGGCAGGAGGGGATAAGATGCGGGACTCATGCAAcacacaacagcaacatgcaACACTAGCAAGAAATTGTCGTCTCAGCCGTATCTTACCTGGAGCATCGGTGGTCACACGGATCTCCGACTTGGTGCCGAAAGTAAAGGCAGGTGTGGAGTGCAGGGAGTGCTTTTCAGGCTCGTATGCGGAGGGTGCTGTAACGGCACAGACCCCGGTTAGTGTTATCCGTGCCCAAGGACTCCCACATAATAAAATACATGTCCCACCCTTGTGAAAAACTTGCCTGGAGTATCAGAGATGAGTTCTCTTCCCAGTCGCATGCCAAAGGTAAACGCCGGTGTGCTGTCCACATGACACTGTTCCGGGTGGTAGTCGCACGGAGCCGGGGTCTGCATCACCGGCTCGGCGGTCGGACGACCTGCAATGGTGTAGGCGGGTGTATGGTCGAGGCGAACTCTCTCGGGGGCGTAGTCGCATGGCGCAGGATGAATCACTTCCGCCTTGGGGTCGTACTTGCCGCCAAAGCTGAAAGCTGGGTTGTGATCTTGGCGAACCTTCTCCGGAGCGTATGCCCCAGGAGCCGGGGTGTCATTGGGTTTATGCAGATCGTGCCGTCCAGCGAATGAGAAAGCGGGGTTGTGATCCTGTCTCACTTTTTCCGGATGATAGTCACCAGGAGCAGGGGTGTGGTTCTCGATTTTGGGGTCGTTCTTTCCCCCAAAAGTATAAGCGGGAGTATGATCTAGCCTAACCTTTTCGGGACTGTAATCACCAGGAGCCGGAGTGTCACTTGTAACCTTTTGAATATGCTTTCCGGCCATTGAAAAAGCCGGATTATGGTCTTGTCTAACTTTCTCCGGAGAGTATGCTCCAGGAGCAGGATTGGTGTCGGGCTTGTGAAGGTCATGCCGGCCAGCGAATGAGAAAGCGGGGTTGTGATCCTGTCTGACCTTTTCGGGGTGGTAGTCCCCAGGAGCAGGGGTGTTGTTTTCTACTTTTGGATCGTTCTTTCCTCCAAAGGTATAGGCAGGAGTGTGATCTAATCTAACCTTTTCCGGACAGTAGTCCCCGGGAGCAGGAGTATCGCTGGCCACCTTCTGGGCGTGCTTTCCAGCCATGGAAAATGCAGGATTGTGATCTTGGCGTACTTTCTCCGGGGAGTAAGCACCAGGAGCAGGATTATTGTCAGGCTTGTGGAGGTCATGTCGTCCGGCAAACGAAAAAGCGGGGTTGTGATCCTGTCTGACCTTCTCAGGACAGTAATCTCCAGGGGCAGGGGTATTGTTCTCTACTCTTTGATCGTTCTTTCCTCCAAAGGTATAGGCAGGAGTGTGATCCAATCTAACCTTTTCGGGGAAATAATCTCCCGGGGCCGGTGTATCACTTGTAACCTTTTGAATATACTTTCCAGACATTGAGAAGGCAGGATTGTGATCTTGTCTGACTTTCTCCGGAGAGTAGGCTCCAGGAGCCGGGGTGTCATTGGGTTTATGCAGATCGTGGCGTCCGGCAAACGAGAAAGCGGGATTGTGATCTTGCCTGACTTTTTCTGGGTGATAGTCACCCGGAGCTGGAGTGTGGTTCTCCACTTTAGGATCGCTCTTTCCTCCAAAGGTATAGGCAGGAGTGTGATCTAATCTAACCTTCTCAGGACAGTAGTCCCCGGGAGCAGGAGTATCACTGGACACCTTCTGGGTGTGCTTTCCAGCCATCGAAAATGCGGGATTGTGATCTTGACGTACTTTCTCCGGGGAGTAGGCTCCTGGAGCTGGAGTATTGTCAGGTTTGTGGAGGTCATGTCGTCCAGCAAACGAAAAAGCGGGGTTGTGATCTTGTCTGACCTTCTCGGGACAATAATCCCCAGGAGCAGGTGTATCGGAAGATACCTTCTGGGTGTGCTTTCCAGCCATGGAAAAAGCGGGGTTGTGGTCTTGGCGAACTTTCTCCGGAGAGTAAGCACCAGGAGCAGGAGTATTGTCAGGCTTGTGGAGGTCATGCCGTCCAGCGAACGAGAAAGCGGGATTGTGATCTTGCCTGACTTTTTCTGGGTGATAGTCACCCGGAGCAGGGGTATTGTTATCCACTTTAAGATCGCTCTTTCCTCCAAAGGTATAGGCAGGAGTGTGATCTAATCTAACCTTTTCGGGACGGTAATCCCCAGGAGCAGGTGTATCGGAAGATACCTTCTGGGTATGCTTTCCAGCCATCGAAAAAGCGGGATTGTGATCCTGTCGGACCTTCTCCGGGGAGTAGGCTCCTGGAGCAGGAGTGTTGTCAGGCTTGTGGAGGTCATGCCGTCCGGCAAACGAAAAAGCGGGGTTGTGATCCTGTCTGACCTTCTCAGGACAGTAATCCCCAGGAGCTGGAGTGTTGTTCTCCACTTTAGGATCGCTCTTTCCTCCAAAGGTATAGGCAGGAGTGTGATCTAATCTAACCTTCTCAGGACAGTAGTCCCCGGGAGCAGGAGTATCGCTGGAAACCTTCTGTGTGTGCTTTCCAGCCATGGAAAAAGCAGGATTGTGATCTTGACGTACTTTCTCCGGGGAGTAGGCTCCGGGAGCTGGAGTATTTTCTGGCTTTTGCAGATCGTGACGTCCGGCGAAGGAGAAGGCGGGGTTGTGGTCCTGCCTTACCTTCTCCGGGTGGTAGTCCCCGGGGGCTGGTGTCTCGCTTATCTTGTGCAAATCGTGGCGACCGGCGAATGAGAAAGCGGGATTGTGATCGTGCCGAACTTTTTCTGGATGGTAGTCGCCAGGTGCCGGAGTGGAGCTCTCGAGCCGCTGCTCGTTCTTACCGCCGAAGGTGAACGCGGGCGTGCGATCGTTGCGGTACTTTTCCGGAGCATACGAACCGGGCGCCGGGGTCTCGCTCACCGCCTTGGTTTCGTGGCGGCCGGAGAGGGTGAAGGCCGGCGTGCTGTCCAGCCGCACCTTCTCGGGCTGGTAGGTGCCCGGGGCGGGGGTGTCGCTGGCCTTGGCGAGCTCCACGCGGTGGCCGAAGCTAAAGGCGGGCGTCTTGCTCAGGACACACTTTTCTGGTTCGTATGCGCCGGGTGCTGAAATGAGTTAGATATTGATGGGATTATGTAAGAAACGTTGGATGTGGCAAAAGGGTGCAtcaaaaattatacatttttagaaaaaaaatatatatttctttcagtgGACTTACCAGGCGTGCAATCTACCACATCATGAGAGGCCTTGCCAGTGATCGAGTACGCGGGTGTGGAGTGTAGTTTTGATTTTTCTGGGCTGTAAGCACCGGGTGCTACGaaacattataaaataaatccaaaataaaccAAACTAATCGAAAGAGTGGAGTCAAGAATCCTACCTGGAGTATCGCTGACCTGAATGTGTTTGGTTTTGATGCCAAAACTATAGGCGGGATTGTGTTCGAGGCTAACCTGCTCGGGCTTGTAAGTGCCCGGCGCTaatcaaaaatcaaagttGTGATAAGCATGAAGCAGCTACTTTCAGGATGTAATTATGGAATTAAAATGTATACAAACCTGGTGTATAATCTGGCCGCAGCTCATGGTGTTTGATGCCAAAACTGAACTGAGGCGTCTTATTGAGCTTCACCTTCTCAGGACAGTAGGCGCCAGGAGCTGTGAATGGGATAAATATTAGGATTTAGTTGTGGGGATCAGAGTGCTAGTCAAGTATGTGAGATATTCTAAGGATACTGTCCAATTGTAAGGCAATAGGACATTGCTTGTTTAGGCAATGCCTCGTACAGATGCACATATAGGTACAGATTCAGATTCAAATAAAGATTACAGGATACAGAATACAAGTTACTGGGGAAGTGGAGAAGTGATGGGGATTATTACCTGGTGTGCCCTGGTCGTGTTGGATTTTAGTTCGTCTACCGAAAGTGTAGCGTGGGGCATTCTTTTTTGATTGCGTGACCTTTTCAGGGCAATAGCTATTCGGAGCTGTTAGTGttaataaaacataaaaaaaaaattcgactcgAATCAAGACAAAAACTAGTATTAAGAGTTCTAAGCTATGTGAACTACTAGACTAGAGAGTGAGGATGAAAGTTATAGCTACAGATACTGTTAGGAATAGAGATAGATCAGGGTAAGTTAGTGATGAGGTGGGTTTGGAAGGAAGGTTGTTAGAACGAAGGTTCGAAAGAGCGAAATTTAGAGACCAAACACCAAAACGGTTAGTGGGTTACCTGGATTGTCAACAATGTAGACGTTAACTTTAATGCGAAAGGAATATCGAGGGGCTCGCCGCTTGACGACATCAAGTGGCACCACTTGATAATGATTGGGACCTAATTATCGATTTTGCCATTAAAAAGAGAAGAAcgtcacaaattaaaatcaaatcaaagtACACAAAAACGCAAAACACAAATTACTGAAACACAGAAACACTAACAGAACGTATATACAGCTtactaaataatattttgtataaataattatgatatttaaAGGTGAGTAACTTcggaaaatcaaaaataacacccacattaaaataaaacaaatttggAGGTAAACTATTTGAGGCATAGAAagttgaataaataaatatttaaagaaaacataTAAATCAAGATCTATCTATTTTTTGAAACTCACAAAAGTGTATCTTACTAATTTCCAAGAACTAAGAGAAATAGAGATACTACTACTAATAGCTACTGAGATACAATTACtgaagatacagatacaaagatactgGATGTtgaaaatagagagagagaaagcAACATCTGGGGGAGCAACTTACTTATGACATGGATTAGGATTAGTTAATGAAATCGCTTCTATATACAGTATGGATCCATGATTGATTCCCTGATtcttgattgattgattgctTGATGATCTCCCGAATCCGCCACAGCCAacatgcaacagcaacagccaacatccaatagcaataaaaacaacagcaacccGAAACACACACCAAAACTCAACGCCAAACTCAAATTTTTCAAATCCAACTCCAACGCCCGAAAACACCATTCGAAAACAccaaattttaagaaaaatgaGAATCCTGAAACTCACCTGGAATCTGGAAGGTTTTTAGATCTATGGGCTTCTGGCCAAAGGTATATCTTGGAGGGGCATCCATCGCCGCCTTGGCCGCATGCAGTACATCGTATTCTAaagatttgttttttattattttatattttttaaagattttatttGGAACGTACCGCCTGGTCCTGGATTTTGGAAGCGGGTCAGTTCCTTGGGTCGACTTTGCAGGGTAGCAGCCCTTGGATAGTCCCGACCCTTGGCCCGCAGACCCGTGACATTGTATTGGGCCGGACCCGGTCCAAAGGTGTCGTATTTGCTACCCAACTTGTGACCAAAGGAATACGAAGGGGCCGCTTTCTTCTTCGAATCGGGCACTTTGCTACctgaaaagtttaaaattttttaaatttatttacatttaagTTAGGAAGGTAACTAACTTACCAATCAAAGTCGGAAGCGTGACAATTGCCGGTCCCGGATTAGTGGTTTCGGCGGCAATCTTGCCAATACGGACAGTCGGGGTCCAAGGTCGCTGCTCCACAGTCCCGCCCATATTTAGGGGTCGTATCTTTCGGGTGCGGGCGCAGGGTCCCTGTTCCTTGAACTTTTTCTTCTTGAAACCGACTTGCtaaaatattccaaaaataataattaattaactaatattttaaataattgaaaaatcaTAACAGCACCTTCTTCATTTTGgtgttatatttttaattaattctagTTTCAAAAACTGTCCAAATAGAAAATGTATTCTAAAGTTTATTGAATTGACTGAACTAGCTAAGTTTACTGAAAACATTTCAGGAGAGGGTAAATCAATGGTTCGACCCCTAAAATTTGGGTAACCTAATAATCCAAATTCCGTCctactccactccactccaacATTGTGCCACCAGTCGATGGCACAAAAATCAATCGTCTAGGTCTGGGCGCGCCAAGTTTCGAATTTTCTGGGCCAATTCCGTGAGCCGTGAGGCTAATAGCCAGGCGTGTGGGAAAtccaatataaaaaaaaaattaaaatacattttgtgGAATGGGGCGTGGCGTGTGGCGGCTGTCAATTTGCAGTGGCTGTTGCTCAGTTGTTAGCTAGTTTTTCCATTTCTTTGGCAGCCGGGGATTTGTTGGGCGGCGTGAAAGACAAACAATACCAATAACTTTGCGGTAGGCTCGAAACTTACAGAGCCAGGggcaataataacaaaaaaagggGTGAAAATTAGGACTTAAATAATAAGGATATTTTTCATAGAAGAACATAAACTAGAAATATCATCAAAAAAACATCTTATAGCTCTTCCATTTTAATCCATTTTCTAATAACATTTTCCTGACTTATTTTTgacaattaatttaaattttttttatagtacAACAGCTCTAATTGATTCCGTGTTTACTTAAATTAGCAACTAAACACTTTTGCCAACTCAATTTACAGATTACGTGACTACAAAATAGTAACAATTTTCCACAAAATACCTCGTTGGAAAAAAGAATTCTACTAATTTATTTACTCAAATAACCTAGAACAAAGACAATATGAATGACTATTTAGCATAAAGTTACCAACTATGGAAATAGTAgtgtataataaatatttttacgaTAACCCCCCTCAACAACATTTATGGTCCGCCCGTTTTCGGCTGCCCTGGGCGACGACCTTCTTTCCATTTTCACAGCTTAGCACAAGGGCTACGGAAAGTATGACTTCCGTGCGGGACATCGTTGGGCGGGAAAAACAGACGGTGCCGGCTGGTATCAGGACGAAACAAGACAGTAGCTTTTGGGAACaactttatatgcatatggtTCACACATGGATCTAATTTGGAGCGTGTAATCGATACGGGGTTCGAAGTTCTACAAAATAATGGTGGGCCTGGTCAACAAGGTTGCCCCCGGAGAGGTATATGGTAAGTGCTAATGTTGCCCATTTTGTGGGGCATGTAAGCCAACAAAACGATTACTTTTAATGACTTATGGCCGACAATTGCATGACGGACaggaaaggcaaaaaaaactaaaacctaaagtcgaaacaaaaacaaatcctGATGCCTGAAGTTTCCTTCAGAGCGTGCCACTTTCTTCATGGCCGTGAAAATTTCGCCTGGCTATGTAAATAATTACAACTATGCTGGGCAGGGGGGCGTGGTCTGGCTGTTAACAGGGCCAATAAAGCCGTCGTGTCGCTCTCCTGCCAACACTGCAGAACTTGTTACTTGAAGCCGTAATATTGCTCGCCTGCCCAGACCAGCCACTTTCCGAAATCCTCCTCGACGACCTCGCATGCAATTCGCAGAACACACTTGGGTTCTAGAACCTGGTCTTATATGGCAGCTCTTACATCACCATCTCATGTGCTTGGTGGCTGGCCCACGCAGCCATTCAACATCTCATTCAATTGCTGTTCGGGGCCAAGATCAGTCAAGGAAACTGATGAATCAGCCGCCGTTTGGCCAACAACAGAAGTCAGACATCTGTCAGACACTAAGTCTTAGCTGAAGTCTACCCACGGTATCTATGAGCCGTTAGAAATCTTTAGAAAAG includes these proteins:
- the LOC6498082 gene encoding mucin-1 isoform X4 — protein: MKKQVGFKKKKFKEQGPCARTRKIRPLNMGGTVEQRPWTPTVRIGKIAAETTNPGPAIVTLPTLIGSKVPDSKKKAAPSYSFGHKLGSKYDTFGPGPAQYNVTGLRAKGRDYPRAATLQSRPKELTRFQNPGPGEYDVLHAAKAAMDAPPRYTFGQKPIDLKTFQIPAPNSYCPEKVTQSKKNAPRYTFGRRTKIQHDQGTPAPGAYCPEKVKLNKTPQFSFGIKHHELRPDYTPAPGTYKPEQVSLEHNPAYSFGIKTKHIQVSDTPAPGAYSPEKSKLHSTPAYSITGKASHDVVDCTPAPGAYEPEKCVLSKTPAFSFGHRVELAKASDTPAPGTYQPEKVRLDSTPAFTLSGRHETKAVSETPAPGSYAPEKYRNDRTPAFTFGGKNEQRLESSTPAPGDYHPEKVRHDHNPAFSFAGRHDLHKISETPAPGDYHPEKVRQDHNPAFSFAGRHDLQKPENTPAPGAYSPEKVRQDHNPAFSMAGKHTQKVSSDTPAPGDYCPEKVRLDHTPAYTFGGKSDPKVENNTPAPGDYCPEKVRQDHNPAFSFAGRHDLHKPDNTPAPGAYSPEKVRQDHNPAFSMAGKHTQKVSSDTPAPGDYRPEKVRLDHTPAYTFGGKSDLKVDNNTPAPGDYHPEKVRQDHNPAFSFAGRHDLHKPDNTPAPGAYSPEKVRQDHNPAFSMAGKHTQKVSSDTPAPGDYCPEKVRQDHNPAFSFAGRHDLHKPDNTPAPGAYSPEKVRQDHNPAFSMAGKHTQKVSSDTPAPGDYCPEKVRLDHTPAYTFGGKSDPKVENHTPAPGDYHPEKVRQDHNPAFSFAGRHDLHKPNDTPAPGAYSPEKVRQDHNPAFSMSGKYIQKVTSDTPAPGDYFPEKVRLDHTPAYTFGGKNDQRVENNTPAPGDYCPEKVRQDHNPAFSFAGRHDLHKPDNNPAPGAYSPEKVRQDHNPAFSMAGKHAQKVASDTPAPGDYCPEKVRLDHTPAYTFGGKNDPKVENNTPAPGDYHPEKVRQDHNPAFSFAGRHDLHKPDTNPAPGAYSPEKVRQDHNPAFSMAGKHIQKVTSDTPAPGDYSPEKVRLDHTPAYTFGGKNDPKIENHTPAPGDYHPEKVRQDHNPAFSFAGRHDLHKPNDTPAPGAYAPEKVRQDHNPAFSFGGKYDPKAEVIHPAPCDYAPERVRLDHTPAYTIAGRPTAEPVMQTPAPCDYHPEQCHVDSTPAFTFGMRLGRELISDTPAPSAYEPEKHSLHSTPAFTFGTKSEIRVTTDAPAPGHYHPEQCKLDSSPAYSFGLKTAPLPNLPEPKGAYIEDRIVQRRERRLASPVRNNGDCTSTTTTTNNSQNNANGSSTTTTTTTTTTTTKTFINGVEQPDLVQKQTKQSTKKQVNGIAHHELKSVPLTNGSHSKVVSTTTTEKQAVHGEKMSDNLKVVASGKSDASATKTAAVSHQTVVRSDGAIVSSGQSSRMQTVKYAVGASSVQEKIISS
- the LOC6498082 gene encoding mucin-1 isoform X5, coding for MKKQVGFKKKKFKEQGPCARTRKIRPLNMGGTVEQRPWTPTVRIGKIAAETTNPGPAIVTLPTLIGSKVPDSKKKAAPSYSFGHKLGSKYDTFGPGPAQYNVTGLRAKGRDYPRAATLQSRPKELTRFQNPGPGEYDVLHAAKAAMDAPPRYTFGQKPIDLKTFQIPGPNHYQVVPLDVVKRRAPRYSFRIKVNVYIVDNPAPGAYCPEKVKLNKTPQFSFGIKHHELRPDYTPAPGTYKPEQVSLEHNPAYSFGIKTKHIQVSDTPAPGAYSPEKSKLHSTPAYSITGKASHDVVDCTPAPGAYEPEKCVLSKTPAFSFGHRVELAKASDTPAPGTYQPEKVRLDSTPAFTLSGRHETKAVSETPAPGSYAPEKYRNDRTPAFTFGGKNEQRLESSTPAPGDYHPEKVRHDHNPAFSFAGRHDLHKISETPAPGDYHPEKVRQDHNPAFSFAGRHDLQKPENTPAPGAYSPEKVRQDHNPAFSMAGKHTQKVSSDTPAPGDYCPEKVRLDHTPAYTFGGKSDPKVENNTPAPGDYCPEKVRQDHNPAFSFAGRHDLHKPDNTPAPGAYSPEKVRQDHNPAFSMAGKHTQKVSSDTPAPGDYRPEKVRLDHTPAYTFGGKSDLKVDNNTPAPGDYHPEKVRQDHNPAFSFAGRHDLHKPDNTPAPGAYSPEKVRQDHNPAFSMAGKHTQKVSSDTPAPGDYCPEKVRQDHNPAFSFAGRHDLHKPDNTPAPGAYSPEKVRQDHNPAFSMAGKHTQKVSSDTPAPGDYCPEKVRLDHTPAYTFGGKSDPKVENHTPAPGDYHPEKVRQDHNPAFSFAGRHDLHKPNDTPAPGAYSPEKVRQDHNPAFSMSGKYIQKVTSDTPAPGDYFPEKVRLDHTPAYTFGGKNDQRVENNTPAPGDYCPEKVRQDHNPAFSFAGRHDLHKPDNNPAPGAYSPEKVRQDHNPAFSMAGKHAQKVASDTPAPGDYCPEKVRLDHTPAYTFGGKNDPKVENNTPAPGDYHPEKVRQDHNPAFSFAGRHDLHKPDTNPAPGAYSPEKVRQDHNPAFSMAGKHIQKVTSDTPAPGDYSPEKVRLDHTPAYTFGGKNDPKIENHTPAPGDYHPEKVRQDHNPAFSFAGRHDLHKPNDTPAPGAYAPEKVRQDHNPAFSFGGKYDPKAEVIHPAPCDYAPERVRLDHTPAYTIAGRPTAEPVMQTPAPCDYHPEQCHVDSTPAFTFGMRLGRELISDTPAPSAYEPEKHSLHSTPAFTFGTKSEIRVTTDAPAPGHYHPEQCKLDSSPAYSFGLKTAPLPNLPEPKGAYIEDRIVQRRERRLASPVRNNGDCTSTTTTTNNSQNNANGSSTTTTTTTTTTTTKTFINGVEQPDLVQKQTKQSTKKQVNGIAHHELKSVPLTNGSHSKVVSTTTTEKQAVHGEKMSDNLKVVASGKSDASATKTAAVSHQTVVRSDGAIVSSGQSSRMQTVKYAVGASSVQEKIISS
- the LOC6498082 gene encoding mucin-1 isoform X1, yielding MKKQVGFKKKKFKEQGPCARTRKIRPLNMGGTVEQRPWTPTVRIGKIAAETTNPGPAIVTLPTLIGSKVPDSKKKAAPSYSFGHKLGSKYDTFGPGPAQYNVTGLRAKGRDYPRAATLQSRPKELTRFQNPGPGEYDVLHAAKAAMDAPPRYTFGQKPIDLKTFQIPGPNHYQVVPLDVVKRRAPRYSFRIKVNVYIVDNPAPNSYCPEKVTQSKKNAPRYTFGRRTKIQHDQGTPAPGAYCPEKVKLNKTPQFSFGIKHHELRPDYTPAPGTYKPEQVSLEHNPAYSFGIKTKHIQVSDTPAPGAYSPEKSKLHSTPAYSITGKASHDVVDCTPAPGAYEPEKCVLSKTPAFSFGHRVELAKASDTPAPGTYQPEKVRLDSTPAFTLSGRHETKAVSETPAPGSYAPEKYRNDRTPAFTFGGKNEQRLESSTPAPGDYHPEKVRHDHNPAFSFAGRHDLHKISETPAPGDYHPEKVRQDHNPAFSFAGRHDLQKPENTPAPGAYSPEKVRQDHNPAFSMAGKHTQKVSSDTPAPGDYCPEKVRLDHTPAYTFGGKSDPKVENNTPAPGDYCPEKVRQDHNPAFSFAGRHDLHKPDNTPAPGAYSPEKVRQDHNPAFSMAGKHTQKVSSDTPAPGDYRPEKVRLDHTPAYTFGGKSDLKVDNNTPAPGDYHPEKVRQDHNPAFSFAGRHDLHKPDNTPAPGAYSPEKVRQDHNPAFSMAGKHTQKVSSDTPAPGDYCPEKVRQDHNPAFSFAGRHDLHKPDNTPAPGAYSPEKVRQDHNPAFSMAGKHTQKVSSDTPAPGDYCPEKVRLDHTPAYTFGGKSDPKVENHTPAPGDYHPEKVRQDHNPAFSFAGRHDLHKPNDTPAPGAYSPEKVRQDHNPAFSMSGKYIQKVTSDTPAPGDYFPEKVRLDHTPAYTFGGKNDQRVENNTPAPGDYCPEKVRQDHNPAFSFAGRHDLHKPDNNPAPGAYSPEKVRQDHNPAFSMAGKHAQKVASDTPAPGDYCPEKVRLDHTPAYTFGGKNDPKVENNTPAPGDYHPEKVRQDHNPAFSFAGRHDLHKPDTNPAPGAYSPEKVRQDHNPAFSMAGKHIQKVTSDTPAPGDYSPEKVRLDHTPAYTFGGKNDPKIENHTPAPGDYHPEKVRQDHNPAFSFAGRHDLHKPNDTPAPGAYAPEKVRQDHNPAFSFGGKYDPKAEVIHPAPCDYAPERVRLDHTPAYTIAGRPTAEPVMQTPAPCDYHPEQCHVDSTPAFTFGMRLGRELISDTPAPSAYEPEKHSLHSTPAFTFGTKSEIRVTTDAPAPGHYHPEQCKLDSSPAYSFGLKTAPLPNLPEPKGAYIEDRIVQRRERRLASPVRNNGDCTSTTTTTNNSQNNANGSSTTTTTTTTTTTTKTFINGVEQPDLVQKQTKQSTKKQVNGIAHHELKSVPLTNGSHSKVVSTTTTEKQAVHGEKMSDNLKVVASGKSDASATKTAAVSHQTVVRSDGAIVSSGQSSRMQTVKYAVGASSVQEKIISS